The following are encoded in a window of Peromyscus maniculatus bairdii isolate BWxNUB_F1_BW_parent chromosome X, HU_Pman_BW_mat_3.1, whole genome shotgun sequence genomic DNA:
- the LOC143270819 gene encoding melanoma antigen preferentially expressed in tumors-like produces MDAKNPKTLLDLAMQSLLRNESATIQALEDMPRVFFVPLFIAAFEGGHKNTLLEMVKVWPYYCLDFGSLTVQEPQHGLLKAMIENLPLRPSRNSASRSPKLRILGLRQDNDCRTICHDVSIKEPFCFHSCAYSDSSIVKIEGQHHFVNTDSMVQFPRPVELLVDLSLDGSLMEKEFLVLLTSKIRESSGSLHICCRDLQVDKLCDSKCTLNFLDLNCVGQLSINMGSLSDITNVLSQMDHLESLSLSKVTFRYLGGNVFKILFSHLLYMNTLKEVSLSSFCLTGHLDRVLRVLPPGLNFLCLPFCDLLHRDFRFLAQSPQATHLQLSNLSNNSMYWDDFEPFQTLLANLSGTLRHLEINHCLINDSATSVCIPALIRCTHLNALCFASNPITMPMLVTIMNNLTPLKKLKHVINPIPVHCYGIWPFQGSIDRRKLAILQLLKVMLALAERPDMNWITYLE; encoded by the exons ATGGATGCAAAGAACCCAAAGACACTGTTGGATCTCGCTATGCAGAGTCTGCTGAGAAATGAGTCTGCAACAATCCAAGCTCTGGAGGATATGCCAAGAGTCTTTTTTGTTCCACTGTTCATTGCTGCCTTTGAGGGTGGCCATAAGAATACATTGCTTGAGATGGTGAAAGTGTGGCCCTATTACTGTCTCGACTTTGGGTCATTAACTGTACAGGAGCCTCAACATGGACTCCTGAAAGCCATGATTGAGAATCTTCCATTGCGTCCTTCAAGGAACTCTGCTTCTAG GAGTCCTAAACTGAGGATCCTAGGTTTAAGGCAAGACAACGACTGTAGGACCATATGCCATGATGTCAGCATCAAGGaacctttctgttttcattcttgtGCTTATTCTGACAGCTCTATCGTGAAAATAGAAGGGCAGCATCATTTTGTGAATACAGATTCCATGGTTCAGTTCCCCAGGCCTGTAGAGTTACTAGTGGATCTTTCCCTAGATGGCTCCTTAATGGAAAAggaatttttggttttgcttacaAGTAAAATTAGGGAGAGTTCAGGGTCTTTGCACATATGCTGTCGAGATTTGCAAGTTGATAAACTGTGTGACAGCAAATGCACCCTGAATTTTCTTGATCTCAACTGTGTTGGTCAGTTGTCAATCAATATGGGTTCACTGAGTGATATCACCAATGTCCTGTCTCAGATGGACCACCTAGAGAGCCTCAGTCTGTCTAAAGTCACTTTTAGATATCTGGGTGGGAATGTCTTTAAAATTCTCTTCAGTCACTTGCTGTATATGAACACCCTTAAGGAAGTCAGCTTGTCTTCATTCTGTCTCACAGGTCATCTGGACAGAGTGCTCAG AGTCCTGCCACCTGGTCTGAATTTCTTGTGTCTGCCATTCTGTGACCTTTTGCACAGAGACTTCAGATTTCTGGCCCAGAGCCCTCAGGCCACCCACCTGCAGCTGTCAAATCTTAGCAACAACTCAATGTATTGGGATGATTTTGAGCCTTTTCAAACTCTTCTGGCAAATCTCTCTGGTACTCTTCGGCATCTAGAGATAAATCACTGCCTTATAAATGATTCTGCAACCTCTGTCTGTATTCCTGCCCTGATTCGTTGTACTCATCTCAATGCCCTGTGTTTTGCTTCTAACCCCATCACAATGCCTATGCTTGTGACTATCATGAATAATTTAACACCCTTGAAGAAGCTAAAACATGTGATTAATCCCATCCCTGTACATTGCTATGGAATATGGCCTTTTCAGGGCAGTATAGACCGAAGGAAGCTTGCTATTTTACAACTGTTGAAGGTGATGTTAGCACTTGCAGAGAGGCCTGACATGAACTGGATCACTTACTTAGAATAA